From Bradyrhizobium sp. 4:
GGCGCGAAACCCGTCATTCCAAACAAATCCAACCGGGTAACCCTCCACAGCTTCAGCAAGCGCCTCTATAAAGGGCGCAATGTTATCGAGCGCTGTTTCTGCCGGCTCAAGGATTTCAGGCGTGTTGCTACTCGCTACGACAAACTTGCCAGAAACTTCTTGGCCGCCGTCCACCTCGCCGCTCTCGTCGCTTATTGGATCAATTGAGTCTGAACCCTAAGCTCGCCAGATCAGTAAGAGAAAAGCCGACATCAGGTCTTAGCCGGGGATTCTACTCCTCATATTCGCCGCAAGGCGTGGCTAAACCTGCCTCTCTGTCCCCCGGAAGGTCACATGATTGCGGTAATGATGGCGGAACTGGCTCGCTGTTGTCGCCAGTGTGAGCGCTAGCCTGACCGGTCAAATCCGCAAGCGCTTGAATCCGGCCAAGCTCGCGCGTATCGCATCCTGGGATTGGCTGCTAGATGCGTCAGGCAAGGCTCATTCGACGGATCCTTCGTCGATCTCTCCGATGGACGTAGCATACGCGCACGCTGGCAGGCAACGGGATCATCGTGGCCGTCCATCAATCAACGCCGCCACGACTGCGCTCAGCGTCGCCGCGTCAACGGTGCCCGTGATCCAGGGTCTGGCGCAATGGAGACTGCCGCAAAACGCACTTCGCCATCCTGCAGCTGCATCGGCTCGGGCCCGCAAATGAGGACGCCTGTGCGCGCTTGCCGCCGCCAAGCCTTAACCAGATTGCGTTGAACGTCATGTCGCCGACCAACCTCGACAACACTGGCCCAGGCGCCAGACTCTCCTCCACAATCCGAAGCTTCTCGGCACTCGTCCACCGCCGTCGACGCTCTGGACCGGACAGAACCGTAACCGTCGTCACGCTTGCTTATTTGCTTGCGAATTAACGAGCAAACCATCTCATGCTCGAACCCAATCCGGGAAGGCGGCGTCCACCGGGTCCACCGGCTTTCAATTACCCACAAGTGCTTGATTCATTTGCGGGAGGGCTCGAGCAGATGAATCGGTTGTGATTCATTGTTGAGCACCTGAATCGCGACGGCGAGGTGCCTTCATGTGTTCGAGCGGTGCGATATCTCGTCGGTCGGCGGGCCCGGATGGTCACCAGGATGATCGTGATGAAAGCGCCGCGAACACTGGACTGAGCGCGAGATCGACAAGACAGCTTTCAAGGACCCGTCTTGGTCAACGATTTGGCGAGCTGTTAAGGCAAATTGGTGATGGCATGGGCGGGAGCATACCGTTCGCGTGCCAAGACTGGGCGAACACGAAGGCAGCCTACCGCTTTTTCGCCAACGAGCGCGTGGAGGAAGCCGACATTCTTAGCGGCCACTTCGGCGCCACGCGCAGTCCAACTCCATCGTGCCACAAGGCCTTGATCAGCGAACCGCCGCGTCCGCGGAACACGCACATCTCCGGCGAACGGATCACGACCAAGGCTTTCCTGCACCAATAATGACAAACCCTGCATGCCCTTTGCTGCGACCGAATGGACCGCTTGTCAGCTTGCGTTCCAGCCACAGCTTGGACCGGCTTGGTTCAGGTTAGGGACCTGGCCCGTCTACCAGCCGTTTGCCTTCTTCATCTGGTGGTTTGAATTCGACGCTTATGCGCCCACGATATTCCTCCAGGGGGGCGCCATTGCCGGGAGCGGTGGGATCGCGGCAGTCGCCGCCGCAATGATGCTTTCGGTCTTGCGCGCGCATGAGGCTCGCGATGTCACGACTTACGGATCAGCGCGTTGGGCCGATACGCGCGAGGTCAAACGGGCGGGGCTGCTAGGCAACGAAGGCCTTGTGCTCGGGCGCTTTGATGGTCGATATCTTCGCCATAATGGGCCTGAGCACGTCCTCTGCTTTGCGCCCACCCGTTCGGGCAAGGGAGTCGGCCTGGTCGTTCCTCTCTTTTGACCTGGCCGCGCTCGGTGATCGTCCACGACATCAAGGGTGAGAATTTCCAGTTGACCTCGGGATGGCGCGCGCGCCTTGGCGATGTAATCTTGTTCGACCCGACAAACGCGGCAAGCGCCGCCTACAATCCCCTTCTTGAGATTCGCCGTGGTGATTGCGAAGTACGAGACGCGCAAAATGTCGCGGATATCCTGGTCGATCCCGAAGGGGCGCTCGATCGCCGCAATCATTGGGAAAAAACCAGCCATTCTCTGCTTGTCGGCGCTATCCTGCATGTCCTCTACGCTGAAGCTGACAAGACACTTGCCGGGGTTGCCAGATTCCTTTCGGACCCGTGCCGCCCGATCGAGGCCACCCTGAATGCGATGCTTGCGACCCCTCACCTTGGTGATCGCGTCCATCCCGTCGTCGCTTCAGCTGCGCGAGAACTGCTCAACAAGAGCGAGAACGAGCGGTCGGGCGTGCTGTCGACCACAATGAGCTTCTTGGGCCTTTATCGCGACCCGGTCGTCGCTAAGGTCACCGCGCGGAGCGATTGGCGCATTTGCGATCTCGTCGACAGACCGCAGCCCGTTTCACTCTACCTCGTCGTGCCGCCATCCGACATTGTCCGCACAAAACCCCTGATGCGGCTCATCCTCAATCAGATCGGACGGCGCCTGACCGAGAGCCTGGATCCCGACCGGCGCCGTCAAAAGCTCCTCCTGATGCTCGACGAGTTTGCAGCTCTGGGCCGCCTCGACTTTTTCGAGAGCCAGCTTGCCTTCATGGCGGGCTATGGCATTCGCAGTTTCCTGATCACTCAGAGCTTGAATCAGTTAGAACGCGCCTATGGGCCGAACCACGCGATCCTCGACAATTGCCACATCCGGATAGCCTTCTCCACAAATGACGAGCGCACCGCTAAGCGCGTCTCGGATGCGCTGGGGACCGCGACCGAACTGCGCGCCATGAAAAACTATGCCGAGCATCGCTTAAGCCCCTGGCTTGGACACTTGATGGTGAGCCGCCAAGAGACGTCCCGTCCGCTCCTGACGCCTGGCGAAGTCATGCAGCTCTCATCGAAAGAGGCGATCGTGATGGTGTCGGGCCTCCACCCGCTGCGTGCCACCAAGGTTCGTTACTACGAGGACCCGCAATTTCAGAAGCGCATCTTCAAGCCGGCTACAGCAGGAACAATTCTCTTGTCCTCGCGCCCGGATGAGGACGGGTCAGGGCACCCACCCCCTGCGCCCTCGATCGAACTGCTTGCGACTCGGCAGCGAAAGCGCGGCGATCCGAACGGGGGGCTGCGGCGCGAGCTAGAATTGCCGCAGCACGAGGAGATCGAAATCAAGGCACCGCTCGCGGAACATGAGTTCGATGCTGGTCCCGATGAGCCCGACGCAGATGCGGTCCAGGCACAAGCGCTAAGCCGCGCAATGCAGGGGTTAGCGCGCGCGACCAGCCTCGACCCTGACGATGGCATGGACCTCTGAGTGGGACAAATCGGTGAAAAAGGTTCAGCTCAGTATCTACCTTGATCCGCAGACATTCAGGACCCTTGATGTCTTCGCGGAGCGTCGTGGCCAGCCCAAGTCGCTGGTCGCAGAGGCCGCGATCGCGTCATTTCTTTCGCCTGACGATTCCGACCGACGCGAGGCGGCTATTGCCAAGCGGCTGGATCGGGTCGCGCGGCTGCTCGAGCGTCTCGAACGCAATGACAGCATCACGCTCGAGACGCTCGCCTTGTTCGTTCGCTTCTGGTTGACATCGGTGCCGGCATTACCAGAACAATCCAGTCCAGCCGCTCGCGCCAAAGGCGCCGAACGTTATGATCGATTCGTTGAAGCGCTTGGCCGAAGGCTTTCCAGTGGATCAAGCGTTCTGAAAGAGGTGAGCTTCGATTCGAATGCCGCAATTCCAGAGTAATTCAACAACCGCCCGAGTGGGCGGACGATGCAGGACTACAAGGGAATTTGCAAGGGTGCTCGCGCCGAGTAACGCCGCAAACAACGATAAGGCCGAATCGAACGGTGCGAGCGCGTTAGATCGGAATCGACGGCAGATATCTGAGGGGTAGCAGCCGCATGACATGAATGCTGAAATGTGAAGGGAGTTGAGGCGACGCCCGGCCCCATCGAGCTGCCGCTCAATGGAGTAACGCTGCTTGCTTGAGCAAGGGGAAGCGTAATCCAGAGTTCTGGAAGGTCTTCTCAATGGTCGCCCTACCAGTTTTTGCGAATTGCATTGCAGGTCCTCTGTGTTAGCAGTCCACCTTGTACCGTCTTAGTGTGCGAACATCCTGTCGAAAAATGCGAGCGCGTGCATTGCCCTTCAGCAAACTGATGCGACGTTGTCCGTTTACGTCAGATTGCAATCGGGCATCGCCTGAGACCGCATGCAATATGTTTCCACAATTCCAGAGGAACGGAACTAAATCATCCTCTTTCGATCGAAGGGACAACTGCGCCAAGAGAAGCACATTGGCTTGGAGCCGTTGAATGAGACCCAATTCCCCCGAGATGGCGACGATGGCCAAGCATTCTCACACCAAGATCAATCTGATCAGCTCTCTGGCCTCACGACAAGACGGCGTTACGCAAGCAGAGTTGCGCAACGCCACGGGATGGAAGCTTGTCCCGATGCCCCTGATCACCAAGCGGTGCAAGATGAAGCTGATTACCAAACGTGCGAAGGGCAACGTCACTCGCAAGAATGGTAAGATCGCCAGCAAGAGCGGCCACTTCGCCACGTACTACATGATGGCGCATCATTCGACTACAGCAGTAACCGGAGCGACTACCGACACAGTAGGCAGAAAGCCGTATCCCTCAATGCATAAGCGAAGCGATGCGGAAAACGCGTCATGAGCCAAAGACCTGCAGGGCATTGCGCAGCTATCCGGACAACGAGGCTTGGCTATTGCCGCTTGTCGCGCCGGCTATCCCGCTTCGAAGGAACGCGGAAAAACGTTATAGCCCATTTCGATGCCAATGCCGAAATAGTGAAGCTCGGGTCGCTCGCGGAAACAACGCAGCACAGCTTTGACGTCTTGAGAGTCGATTTCCCTAGATTCTATTTCAATGTTCAGAACGCGCCGCCTCTCGCTCGCTACCGAAACGCGATCGGCTTCACGGCTTCTTTGTCCGATCAGGTCGGAACGGCCGTATGGGCGTCTAAGGCCGCACTGTGCAACTTGCCGCGAGCGCTTTGCGGCGAACTGATCCGCCGAAGCGTTCGGGTAAACGCCGAGAGTTCGAGCCTCATCGAAAGTCCGCTGTTTAGAAACATCGGCATTTCCGAGGCCAGCGTGCAAGACCGCCGAACGGTCCCGGTGGAGCAGATAGCCGCGAAACACTTCGGAAAGCCACGGAAGATCGCGGCGCGTGAGCTTCCTCGCTTTCGGCGACGCATCCTACATCACCGGCAGCGACGTCGCTGTCGATGGCAGACGCACACAGCCCTGAGTCCAACCAGCCCCCATGGGCTCGAAGAGCCCCCGTGAGAGTCATCCGTCATCCTCTACACCAGTTGCAGTGCAACGCTCGGATACTCACAATGTGCAGAAGAAGAGAATGAGAAAAATCGTTAAGGCAGCCGCCGTACAGATCAGCCCCGTGTTGTACAGCCGAGAGGGGACAGTCGAGAAGATCACCAGAAAGATTCGCGAATTGGGCAAAAAGGGGGTGCGTTTCGCCACGTTTCCCGAGACCATCATCCGGGTGCTCACTCCGGTTTGGGTGCGCATCCTTTCCCAACGTAGTTCGTGTATCGTCCCTGGAATTGCACTTAAGTACATCGACGGCTCCGACGTCAAGGCGGGCGAGCAAGGTGGACCTTTCGAAGAAGTTCTGCCACGAGCCTGTAGCAGCCGATCTGGCGCAAGTAAGCTCGCCGTCTGCAGGGGCAATTTGCATCTCAGTCCTCCATCGGATCCGGAAGCGATGCCCGGAGTGCGCAGGACCGATGGATCTCCTGGCTCGCGAGGACCGGCACAACGAGCGCTACGGCTGCAGCCATGGCGAGGGGGACCCGCTACGCGATCCACCGCCCGCCAGTGGGGCCGACAGTTCCCCTGAGGCCCTGACAAGTGAGTGGTCGCACTGGGCCTGCTGATACGTTTCAACAGCCGTAGGACGGGCTCGACGCGCGGCACGCGAACGGTTGTAAGTCCTATCGCACGCTGGTGATGCATGCCGGAAATGGGTGAGGCGCAGGTGTATTTGGTCGCGCGCATGAGCTGGTGCTCTTCTTACGAGGCGCATCACCCCACAGGGAATAAGGCCGGTGCGTCCGCGCGGGTCGTTCGCGACCTCGAGGGTGCGAGGGCGTCATCTAGGTTGCGCCTACGCCTCTTTTTGAATCGGTAAGTTTGTCGATTTGAAGTAAGGGTGCACGCACCGTCCGCGAAATCGCGCGTCTGTCGGCGACCTGACGGTCTAGAGGGTCAAGAGGCTACGAGACGTCTGCCGCTGGTCTTTAGGAATCCGCCGTTTCTTTCTTTCGGTACGCCAGACTGCGACCAGAATGTCCCCGCGGTTGAAGCGGCATGCGGTCTCGGCCCTTTTGTCGTGCGTCATCGCAGGGCGATTCATCCGTTTGGGCCGAACAGCGATCTGCTCCGGCGAATGTCCCATCGCAACGCTTTTGCTCACGCGGCTTCGTAGGTCTGGCTGGCGTGCCAGCTTGAAGCGACAATCCCACCGCCTGCGTCGATCGGCCAATAGCGTAGCCGCCGGTCCAAACCTTCGTCGGCCTCGAATTATGCTTAATTTCCCGACTGATCGTCGATGACGCCCGGCCAAGCACAGACGCAATTTGATTTGAGATATACCGCCTGCATGCAGGATCTCAACTCGCTCTTTAAGGCTGAGCTGGCCATAACATCGTCCCATCGCAACAACACCTTAGCAGCTGTTGCACTTGCATCGTGAACCCAAGCGAGATCGCCAGAAACATCATCCTTGAAAGTTCAGCGAAGGGGCAGCCCGGCATCGAATCCTAAGTTTCCATCTCGTCCGTCCTCTACGTCCACTTTGAGACACCAAGGGTCGGAAATCCAACAACGCGGCGCGGCCCTGCCAGAGTTCGATCGCGGCGCCTATGCGTATTTCACGTCTTTCAGCAAGGCGCATGATGTGCTCGAGCGGCACGCGGATTGCTGGGGTGAGGAGCAAGGAGCCGTCGAGGAAAGTGGTCGCAGCGGTCCCGTCGTCAGAGTCATCGATGAGGCTTGCCCAATTGGTGTCCAATATCGCTCTCTGATGCAGCTTATGGTCGGAAATGCACAACCCGTTAACATCAATGTGGCCATTGGTTCGAAGCTTACGTTGCTCGCCAAAGAGAATGTGGGCTCGTGAAAGCAGAAGACCAGACACGAGGCTTTGGAGCTTCGGCGCGAAGCCGAGCGTTCATCTAGAGTACGCAAGCCGCGCCATTTCAGGTATCTGTCTCCGCCAACTTCCGCCCGAGCAAACCGATCGAGAATGGTCCGGCGGCTCGGAACACCACTTCGACTGTGCGATCGGCGAGCGCGTTCTGTGGGGTTCGACCGCAACTCTTGAATGGCCTGGCGCTCAACTTGCCGCCTGTCCCAAAACGGTCGATCCGCAATCCCGCCGCCCGATCCTACTGCGTCCCGCGGTGCAGGCGTCGCGCTGGAGCGCCGGCGGCATGATGATGCCTGCCGCCATCGTCCTCTACGTAGCCTTGATCGACAGATAGAGCGCGAGTACGAGCCCATGAGGATAGCAAAACCAGGGCTTATCGAAGTCGCCTTCAGTGGTTCTCTCGACAGCATTCCGCTCGATGCGCAATTCAGCGTACTGGCCAATGGGACAACGGCTGTTTTCGGCCCGCCGGGCTGCGGCAACACCTGGGTGGCGCGTTGCATTGCCGGTGCCGCGCATCTGCCAACTGGCTTCTGTGCCGTCGACGGTGAGGTGTGGCAGGATGAAGGCACGTTCCGCCTGCCGCATCTGCGTCCCATCGGCCATGTATTCCAGCGGCCGATCCTTCTTTCAAATCTGTCTGTCAGGGGCAACCTGCTTTGCGGCGCACCCAAATCCAAACCGAGCGCGATTGAGCTCGATGAGGTGGTCCAATTGCTCGAGTTGGCACCGCTGCTTGACCGTTCTCCCTTATTCCTTTCTGCCGCCGAGCGGCAGCGTGTCGCCATTGGCAACGCACTATTATGCCAACCCCGACTACTTCTGATGGAAGAGCCGCTCGCCGCTCTCGATCACTCCACCAAGCGCGAGCTTCTGCCATTCCTCGAGCGATTGCATGAGAAACTCACGCTGCCGATAATCTATATCAGCCATGACATGGCTGATATAGAACGCCTGGCCGACCATCTCGTTATGATGAAAGACGGCGTGGTTACGGCCGTTGGGCCGTTGCATGTCCTGCAGAGTGACCTTGCGCTGCCGCTTGCCGCGCGCCACGAAGCCGCCGTCAGTTTTGATGCCCTGGTCAGCGGCTATGACGAGAGATATGGGCTCCTCGTCCTCGGCTTTGGAGGCGCGCGCCTGTTGGTGCCAGGGGAGCCGCTCACACTCGGCGCGCAGCAGCGGCTTCGCATCGCAGCCTGCGACGTCAGCGTCGCGCGTGAGATCCCGCGCGCAAGCTCCATCCTCAATGTGTTTCCAGCGCGCATCAAAGCCTCCGTTTTGCTCGGCGGTGCTGAGGTCACGTTGCTGCTTGCGCTCGAGGGCAGCGGCTCGGGCACGCGCTTCTTATCGCGCATTACGCGCCGCTCCTTTGATGCGCTAGGGCTCGAGGATGGGATGGACGTATTTGCTCAAGTGACAGGGCTTTCGCTCGTTTCGTCCTCTGAAACGCTACTGAAGGATTGACGGCTTCCACGCGAGAGGGAGATCCTGCACAGGAAAACACGGGGCGCTTGAGTCCATCAACCGTTGAAGGCGGCATAACCTTCTAGTGGATCGGATCCAACAGTGCCCTCGTTTGACGGCGAAGGCCGCGCCTGAGGCGTCGTTTTGAAAGTTTGGCGAAGAGGCGTTCGACGGCTTGAGCCACGACAGACGTGGGCGTGAAATGGAAGGTGAACGCCAATGGCGATCGAGCCATTTGCGGACCTTCGGATGCTTATGGGTCGCATAGTTGTCGAGAATGACGTGAACAGCTTTTTTGGCAGGTACTTGAGTGTCGATCTGGTTGAGGAACGGATGAGCTCTTGATGCGATGCTTCTGCATGTATCGTCCGATGACTTGCTTCGTCGGGAATTGCCGGACGCGATACGTATAACTTGAAACCGATCAAGATGTGGAGTGGTGAACTCCGCCTTCTGCCTGACCTTCCCGCCTCGTCGGTCTACAGGCGCGTCAAGAACGTCCGACCGACGGATTGCCTGAGAAGCTCCAAACAGCTGGTCCCATATGCGACATGCGTCGCAACGAGCGTGATGTACAATCACCGCCAGCGCCGCTCTGTCAAAACCGCCGCCCTGTTCCAGTCATCTGGCCCCTGGTACAATGTTCTTTATATCCAGGTACTCATCGCGATCCTGATTGGCGTTCTCGGGCTGGTTGTGGCCTGCTGTGGGGACGAACAGCTGGGTGAAAGCGCTTGGTGACGGATTCATCAAGCTGATCAAAATGGTGATCGCGCCGATCATCTTCTGCACTGTTGTGTCCGGCATTGCGCATGTTCAGGATGCACGAAAGGTCGGCCGAGTCGGCGTCAAGGCGTTGCTTTACTTCGAGATCGTGTCAACCTTCGCGCTGATCCTGGGTCTCGTGATGGGCAATCTCGTTCAGGCCGGCCATGGGCTCGCTCCCAGGGCTGATGCCGCGGCGGTAGCCAACTACGTCAAAAGAGCGGAAGGGCAGAAGGCGGTCGATTTCCTCCTCAATATTATTCCGGATAGCGTAGTTGGCGCTCTGGCCCGAGGCGACGTGCTACAGGTGCTGCTGTTTGCCATCCTATTCGGGTTCTCACTGATGGCGCTTGGCGAGCGGGGTGAACGGATGCGCAGTCTGGTCGACGATGCTGCACACGCGGTGTTTGGTGTCCTTACTGCGACCGGGAGAGGCGGAAAAATAGTAAGCTCCGGACCATTGCTCATCGCTGATTTCTCGCCTCGCCATCGAGGGGTCGGCGTTTCTCTACGCTAGACTACGAACGGCATATTCCCTTTGTTGCGGTAACACGCGATCTATCTTTTACTTGCCTTCAGATGAGGACGCCGAAGCGGCCTCAGCAGCTTGGGGCAAATCGTGGCGATCCATTCCTTTGATTCAGAAGCGAACTTGCGCGGAGCGCGTATGCTGCGTACCGCGTTGGGGCCCGCCATCGCAGGGTTTTTGGAAGATCCGGCAATCGTCGAGGTGATGCTCAATCCCGACG
This genomic window contains:
- a CDS encoding CopG family transcriptional regulator, producing MKKVQLSIYLDPQTFRTLDVFAERRGQPKSLVAEAAIASFLSPDDSDRREAAIAKRLDRVARLLERLERNDSITLETLALFVRFWLTSVPALPEQSSPAARAKGAERYDRFVEALGRRLSSGSSVLKEVSFDSNAAIPE
- the modC gene encoding molybdenum ABC transporter ATP-binding protein; the protein is MRIAKPGLIEVAFSGSLDSIPLDAQFSVLANGTTAVFGPPGCGNTWVARCIAGAAHLPTGFCAVDGEVWQDEGTFRLPHLRPIGHVFQRPILLSNLSVRGNLLCGAPKSKPSAIELDEVVQLLELAPLLDRSPLFLSAAERQRVAIGNALLCQPRLLLMEEPLAALDHSTKRELLPFLERLHEKLTLPIIYISHDMADIERLADHLVMMKDGVVTAVGPLHVLQSDLALPLAARHEAAVSFDALVSGYDERYGLLVLGFGGARLLVPGEPLTLGAQQRLRIAACDVSVAREIPRASSILNVFPARIKASVLLGGAEVTLLLALEGSGSGTRFLSRITRRSFDALGLEDGMDVFAQVTGLSLVSSSETLLKD